Proteins from a single region of Candidatus Woesearchaeota archaeon:
- a CDS encoding exosortase/archaeosortase family protein has translation MEKIIRTKFLLLGLFLIIIGVAIPVLLYVLTPFFATDFEYHFFSFPAYTLMLLAGYIIYNRVVLRGVDITTQWRSRMLYMLGALCCLGVYIFVRVQYEITNATWGSFVVLFVLLYGLMSLFIACVLFGTRFLEKTYHSLFIIAIIGYLYYLITTILWAFWEPLAITASRVAIWILHFFFDTATMSMTGTSPQLQVNSFSVIIGPPCSGVESLSMFIGLAILLFVYEHDTIHMKRGLLAVIIGLLGSFFLNIIRIAGILAIGTFNPDVALGLFHSHAGWILFSAFVLLLLWVLYPWIHIKKNMSHR, from the coding sequence GTGGAAAAGATAATTCGGACTAAATTTTTGCTTTTGGGACTGTTCTTAATTATTATTGGTGTAGCGATTCCTGTATTATTATATGTTTTAACACCTTTTTTTGCAACTGATTTTGAATATCATTTTTTTAGTTTTCCGGCATATACGTTGATGTTGCTTGCAGGATACATTATCTATAATCGTGTGGTTCTTCGGGGAGTAGATATAACTACTCAATGGCGCAGTCGGATGTTATATATGTTGGGAGCATTGTGTTGCTTAGGAGTTTATATCTTTGTGAGAGTGCAATATGAAATTACTAATGCAACGTGGGGAAGTTTTGTAGTTCTGTTTGTATTATTGTATGGGTTGATGTCACTGTTTATTGCTTGTGTTTTGTTTGGGACTCGATTTCTTGAGAAAACATATCATTCACTGTTTATTATTGCAATTATTGGGTATTTATATTATCTGATTACGACTATTTTATGGGCGTTTTGGGAACCGCTTGCGATTACTGCTTCTCGAGTCGCAATATGGATCCTGCATTTTTTTTTTGACACTGCCACAATGTCCATGACAGGTACATCACCTCAACTCCAAGTTAATAGTTTTAGCGTAATCATTGGTCCGCCTTGTTCAGGAGTTGAGAGTCTGAGTATGTTCATAGGGTTGGCGATTCTTCTCTTCGTCTATGAACATGATACTATTCACATGAAACGAGGATTACTTGCAGTGATTATTGGCCTATTAGGATCATTCTTTCTTAACATTATACGCATTGCTGGAATTCTTGCTATAGGCACATTTAATCCAGACGTTGCGTTAGGTCTGTTTCATTCTCACGCAGGGTGGATTTTATTTAGTGCGTTTGTGTTGCTATTGTTGTGGGTATTATATCCTTGGATCCATATCAAAAAGAATATGTCACATAGATAG
- the infB gene encoding translation initiation factor IF-2, with protein MATRKVLVATLGHVDHGKTSLLDKIRRTVVVAGEAGGITQAIGVSIIPLETIKKICGKLLDVFKGKLNMPGLLAIDTPGHAAFTSLRKRGGSLADIAILVVDINEGFKPQTIESIEILKANKVPFIVAANKIDLIHGWKYDPSKFLLDNMNALSYEMQGLFEKKMYDLVGQFYEHGLQAERFDRVQDYTKQLAIVPLSAHTGQGIPELLMVLTGLAQRYFEQKLNIDETGQARGTILEVKEEKGLGMTIDTIIYNGTLRVGDTIVVGSLQGPFATKVRALLEPAELAEMREKKSKFQNVKEATAATGVKISAPGLEAAMAGMPVRACSGTPEEIDALKQEIEQELGEVLIDESDESGVMIKADTIGGLEALRMLLKDKNIAIASASLGDITKRDLSRLEALRDKDEFTGVLLGFNMKINAEIEELIKVKKLKVIVRDVIYKIIEDYEEYLSSLRKEVEIRELNLLVRPCKFLVLKGYMFRQSNPAIVGVEIEVGRMKTGDPLMNDKGHKVSSVKSMQEGTDSVTVAQQGKQVALAMDHVTIGRQVNEGDFMFTDIPEDHFKKLKELAKHLTKNEIAVLKEIAELKRKENPVWGVG; from the coding sequence ATGGCCACTCGTAAAGTTCTCGTCGCAACTCTAGGACATGTTGATCATGGTAAGACGTCGCTGCTAGATAAAATTCGACGCACGGTCGTTGTTGCAGGAGAGGCGGGAGGAATTACTCAGGCAATTGGTGTCTCAATTATACCGTTAGAGACTATTAAGAAAATTTGCGGGAAACTTCTGGATGTGTTTAAAGGAAAGTTAAATATGCCCGGTCTTTTGGCAATTGATACTCCTGGTCACGCCGCATTTACATCACTGCGAAAACGCGGTGGGAGTCTTGCTGATATTGCTATTTTAGTGGTGGATATTAATGAGGGATTTAAACCACAAACGATTGAATCGATTGAAATTCTCAAAGCTAACAAAGTGCCATTCATTGTTGCAGCAAATAAAATAGACCTTATTCATGGATGGAAATATGATCCCTCAAAGTTTTTATTAGATAATATGAATGCATTATCTTATGAGATGCAAGGTCTTTTTGAAAAAAAAATGTATGATCTCGTTGGTCAATTCTATGAACATGGGTTGCAAGCGGAACGATTTGATCGAGTGCAAGATTATACTAAACAGTTAGCGATTGTGCCCCTCTCAGCGCATACGGGACAAGGAATTCCGGAGTTATTAATGGTGCTTACAGGTCTTGCACAGCGCTATTTTGAACAAAAATTAAACATTGATGAAACTGGTCAGGCACGCGGCACCATTCTTGAAGTAAAAGAAGAAAAAGGGCTTGGTATGACGATTGATACAATTATTTACAATGGAACTTTACGCGTAGGTGATACTATTGTTGTAGGAAGTCTGCAAGGTCCTTTTGCAACAAAAGTACGAGCATTACTTGAACCGGCAGAACTTGCAGAGATGCGTGAGAAAAAAAGTAAATTTCAAAATGTAAAAGAAGCTACCGCAGCAACAGGGGTTAAAATTTCTGCCCCTGGTCTTGAAGCAGCAATGGCAGGAATGCCTGTGCGAGCTTGTTCTGGTACACCAGAAGAAATTGATGCGCTTAAGCAAGAGATTGAACAGGAACTAGGAGAAGTTCTCATAGATGAATCTGATGAAAGCGGAGTTATGATTAAAGCAGATACAATTGGCGGACTTGAAGCATTGCGTATGCTGCTTAAAGATAAAAATATAGCAATTGCGTCTGCATCACTAGGCGATATCACTAAGCGTGACCTTTCCCGTCTCGAGGCGTTACGTGATAAAGACGAGTTTACTGGCGTGTTATTAGGATTTAATATGAAAATTAATGCGGAGATTGAAGAATTAATCAAAGTTAAGAAATTAAAAGTGATTGTGCGAGATGTTATTTACAAGATTATTGAGGATTATGAAGAATATCTTAGTTCCTTACGAAAAGAAGTAGAAATACGAGAGTTGAATTTATTAGTTCGTCCTTGTAAATTTTTGGTTCTTAAAGGATATATGTTTCGACAAAGTAATCCCGCAATTGTAGGAGTAGAAATTGAGGTTGGTAGAATGAAAACGGGAGACCCTTTGATGAATGATAAAGGGCACAAAGTAAGTTCAGTTAAAAGTATGCAAGAAGGAACCGATTCTGTTACAGTGGCACAACAAGGAAAACAAGTAGCATTGGCTATGGATCATGTGACTATTGGAAGACAAGTTAATGAAGGAGATTTTATGTTCACGGATATTCCTGAGGATCATTTCAAGAAACTTAAAGAGTTGGCAAAGCATCTTACTAAAAATGAAATTGCGGTTCTGAAAGAAATTGCAGAATTGAAGCGTAAAGAAAACCCCGTTTGGGGTGTAGGATAA
- a CDS encoding AI-2E family transporter — MQLNYAQKKRMFLVFFVIIIALAAYMLRDYLPAIFVGGLLAYFLMPAYRKVLSWVKRPLFAQCIVGFTTILLLLALIALFIFPLVGQAELLYDNADEYVLTFTALLEKCSTSPTPSSWCGFIQKVEIEQIQQKAQEVAGKVGLFITQGALDILKFITSLVLFVIIVSFSLFYFLGSGAEVTQRVASLLPLDEIHKKQILDRFENTIRAVVGGNIITAILQGLLGGIIFFAAGIPFSFIFGLLIAIAALIPLIGSPAVWIPIVLYLLLQGAYLKAGIVALLSFVILGSIDNFLKPKLIGDKIKMSSFAIFLGVLGGISVFGILGIFVGPIILAMLVTCIDIYRELK; from the coding sequence ATGCAGCTAAACTACGCCCAAAAGAAACGGATGTTTCTCGTATTTTTCGTGATTATTATTGCGCTAGCGGCATATATGCTGCGTGATTATCTTCCGGCTATTTTTGTTGGCGGGTTGTTGGCATATTTTCTCATGCCTGCATATCGCAAAGTACTTTCATGGGTTAAACGACCGCTCTTTGCCCAATGCATTGTAGGCTTCACAACCATTTTATTACTCCTTGCTCTTATTGCTCTCTTCATATTTCCACTCGTTGGTCAAGCTGAGCTTCTCTACGACAATGCCGATGAATACGTCTTAACATTTACTGCTCTTCTAGAAAAATGCTCAACTTCTCCCACCCCTAGCTCTTGGTGTGGATTTATCCAAAAAGTTGAAATAGAACAAATTCAGCAAAAAGCACAAGAGGTTGCAGGCAAAGTAGGTCTATTCATCACGCAAGGCGCACTTGACATTCTGAAATTCATTACCTCGCTTGTTCTTTTTGTCATCATCGTTTCCTTCTCTTTATTTTATTTTCTTGGGTCTGGAGCAGAAGTAACGCAGCGGGTGGCATCACTTCTTCCTCTTGATGAAATCCACAAGAAACAGATTTTGGACCGTTTTGAAAATACTATTCGGGCAGTAGTTGGAGGAAATATCATCACTGCAATTCTTCAAGGGTTATTAGGGGGAATAATCTTCTTTGCTGCAGGAATACCGTTCTCATTTATTTTCGGACTTCTCATTGCCATTGCCGCGTTGATCCCCCTTATCGGCTCTCCTGCAGTATGGATTCCAATTGTATTATATCTACTCTTACAAGGAGCATACCTCAAAGCAGGAATCGTTGCATTACTCTCATTTGTCATTCTAGGTTCAATTGACAATTTTCTTAAACCAAAATTAATTGGAGATAAAATTAAGATGTCTTCATTTGCTATTTTCTTAGGAGTATTGGGCGGAATTAGCGTCTTTGGCATCTTAGGTATTTTTGTTGGTCCTATTATTCTTGCGATGCTCGTAACCTGCATTGATATTTATCGAGAGTTAAAGTAA
- a CDS encoding EVE domain-containing protein: protein MNYWLFKSEPSTFSIEHLKQCFNQTTSWDGVRNFQARNFLRDQCKKGDMVLFYHSNANPPAAAGVAMVVKEGYVDHTAFDAKDKHYDPKSKREKPTWYMVDLKFVTQFRRPISLDQIKKNSKLNNMVLIKPGTRLSIQPITREEFEEIVKMGQ from the coding sequence ATGAACTATTGGCTTTTCAAATCAGAACCCTCTACATTTAGTATTGAACATCTTAAGCAGTGCTTCAATCAAACCACCAGTTGGGATGGTGTGCGTAATTTTCAAGCACGCAATTTTCTGCGTGATCAATGTAAAAAAGGTGACATGGTACTATTCTACCACAGCAACGCCAATCCCCCAGCTGCAGCAGGCGTAGCCATGGTAGTAAAAGAAGGATATGTTGATCATACTGCGTTTGATGCTAAGGATAAACATTATGATCCTAAATCAAAAAGAGAAAAACCAACATGGTATATGGTTGATCTCAAATTCGTCACTCAATTCCGACGTCCTATCTCATTAGATCAAATCAAAAAGAATTCTAAACTCAACAACATGGTCTTAATCAAACCAGGTACACGTCTTTCTATTCAACCCATTACCAGAGAAGAATTCGAAGAAATTGTCAAGATGGGGCAATAG
- a CDS encoding YbhB/YbcL family Raf kinase inhibitor-like protein: MELTATTFNNTQSIPSKYTCDGQNSSPELTIHNVPVDAKSLVLIMDDPDIPAEIKEQRGIEVFDHWILFNIPPLITQIVDGAVKGALTGRNSAGNVCYHGPCPPKQYLPNEHRYFFKLYALDKMLELKEGATKHEVEKAMQGHIVAQAELVGKYKRI, translated from the coding sequence ATGGAACTTACCGCTACAACATTTAACAACACGCAATCTATTCCCTCAAAATATACCTGTGACGGACAAAATAGCAGTCCAGAACTAACTATCCATAACGTCCCTGTTGACGCCAAAAGTTTGGTCCTGATTATGGATGATCCAGATATTCCTGCCGAGATTAAAGAGCAACGAGGGATTGAAGTTTTTGATCATTGGATATTGTTTAATATTCCACCGTTGATTACACAGATTGTAGATGGAGCAGTGAAAGGCGCGCTTACTGGACGAAATAGCGCAGGCAACGTCTGTTATCATGGACCATGTCCGCCTAAACAGTATCTACCAAACGAGCACCGTTATTTCTTCAAGTTGTATGCATTGGATAAAATGTTAGAACTCAAAGAGGGTGCAACAAAACACGAAGTTGAGAAAGCGATGCAGGGACATATTGTTGCGCAGGCTGAATTAGTAGGTAAGTATAAGAGAATTTAG
- a CDS encoding YIP1 family protein — MMKISQLSLLFKTPLVFFKKQVKENFSSVFLFNLLLIAIGSLSAAPIYLREFSLSIGWLPVVFVGSIVVSLFVFFIITGLVHLSLRLFRGEGSYTNTVQAYVYGGLPSFLWAIPVNAVSYFLPQTTAISLVLLFVSLPAYVYSIYLRLVGTSLYHKMGMGKAFVAWLAPLVILFIIAVVIAAFFMIAAVSTTLV, encoded by the coding sequence ATGATGAAAATTTCGCAGCTTTCATTGCTCTTTAAGACCCCACTGGTCTTTTTTAAGAAGCAAGTGAAAGAGAATTTTAGCAGTGTTTTTCTGTTTAATCTTTTACTGATTGCAATAGGTTCGCTTTCAGCTGCTCCTATTTATCTTCGAGAGTTCTCTTTGTCAATAGGATGGCTTCCAGTGGTATTTGTGGGAAGTATAGTGGTTAGTCTGTTCGTCTTTTTTATAATTACAGGATTAGTGCATCTCTCTTTACGACTTTTTCGTGGAGAAGGATCATACACAAATACGGTTCAAGCATATGTCTATGGAGGATTACCTTCATTTTTGTGGGCAATACCCGTTAATGCAGTTAGCTACTTTTTGCCGCAAACAACCGCTATTAGTTTAGTGTTACTTTTTGTTTCACTTCCAGCCTATGTTTATTCTATTTATCTTAGATTAGTTGGAACATCATTGTACCATAAAATGGGAATGGGAAAAGCATTTGTTGCTTGGCTTGCACCCTTGGTCATTTTATTTATTATTGCTGTTGTAATTGCAGCATTCTTTATGATTGCTGCTGTTAGCACAACATTAGTTTAG
- a CDS encoding RNA-binding protein: MDQKICSATKRRTENDRGAVEFLCPACGERKIIRSTYARVNAIKYVCECGFIGPN; this comes from the coding sequence ATGGATCAAAAAATCTGCTCAGCTACCAAACGCCGCACTGAAAACGATCGCGGCGCAGTGGAATTTCTCTGCCCAGCTTGTGGAGAACGAAAAATTATTCGCAGCACATATGCGCGTGTTAATGCAATTAAATACGTTTGTGAATGCGGCTTTATCGGACCAAATTAA
- a CDS encoding ABC transporter ATP-binding protein — protein MLTIKNLSAGYLELAILHEVNLSVGNEKIVALIGPNGAGKSTILKSVFGLATITKGEILFQGEDITKLETHQLLERGISYVPQGRINFSDLTVEENLAIGGKGLSEEEYRERRAHVFTLFPVLTKKIHDRAFSLSGGEQQMLALGRALMQKPTLLLLDEPTLGLSPKLQKELFTLLQHIRSVEHISILIVEQNAKKAIECADRTYLLENGEVVLEGGKEIVKNTKIQQVYLGGRY, from the coding sequence ATGCTTACAATCAAAAATCTATCTGCAGGATACTTAGAATTAGCTATTTTACATGAAGTTAATCTCTCTGTAGGTAATGAAAAAATCGTTGCGTTAATTGGACCAAATGGTGCTGGTAAAAGCACTATTTTGAAGAGTGTGTTTGGACTCGCAACGATTACGAAAGGAGAAATACTTTTTCAAGGAGAGGATATTACTAAACTCGAGACCCATCAATTACTAGAACGAGGCATAAGTTATGTTCCCCAAGGACGAATTAATTTTAGTGATTTAACTGTTGAAGAGAATTTAGCTATTGGTGGAAAGGGACTTAGCGAAGAAGAATATAGAGAACGTCGCGCGCATGTGTTTACATTGTTTCCAGTTTTAACAAAGAAGATTCATGATCGAGCTTTCTCGTTAAGTGGTGGTGAGCAACAGATGTTGGCATTAGGTCGAGCATTGATGCAAAAACCAACGCTGTTGTTGCTTGATGAACCCACATTAGGATTAAGCCCTAAATTACAAAAAGAATTATTTACGTTGTTGCAGCACATCAGGAGTGTTGAACATATTTCTATCTTGATTGTAGAACAGAATGCCAAGAAAGCAATTGAATGCGCTGATCGAACGTATTTGTTAGAAAATGGAGAAGTAGTGTTGGAAGGCGGTAAAGAAATTGTGAAGAATACGAAGATCCAGCAGGTGTATTTGGGTGGGAGGTATTAG
- a CDS encoding ABC transporter ATP-binding protein has product MSTHSPILPVLEIEKVSKSFGGINALDKCSFSVGKGSITALIGPNGSGKTTVFNVISRLVQEDTGVLKLKSEKIEKGEDYAVARRGVSRTFQQVRLFRNLTIRDHLEIAMSQDDESLWKSIFRPQSIVQDKIQEILRLVGLTKPLSTYATDLSYGQRKLLDLAMAIAKPHTILLLDEPVAGINPQLREKIKVILRRLHENGETILLIEHDMNFVMDLAQWIYVMDRGCVIAKGTPEQIRANPKVLEAYLGQ; this is encoded by the coding sequence ATGAGTACTCACAGCCCAATATTGCCTGTTCTAGAAATTGAAAAAGTTTCTAAATCGTTTGGTGGAATCAACGCGCTGGATAAATGCAGTTTTAGCGTTGGAAAAGGAAGTATTACGGCGTTGATTGGTCCAAATGGATCGGGAAAAACGACAGTATTTAATGTAATTTCACGACTGGTGCAAGAGGACACAGGAGTATTAAAGTTAAAGTCAGAAAAAATAGAGAAAGGAGAAGATTATGCAGTAGCTCGACGAGGGGTTTCGCGCACGTTTCAACAAGTGCGATTATTTCGTAACTTGACGATTCGAGATCACCTTGAAATTGCGATGAGCCAAGATGATGAATCCCTATGGAAGAGTATATTTCGACCACAGAGTATTGTGCAAGACAAAATTCAAGAGATATTAAGATTAGTAGGGTTAACTAAACCACTTTCCACATATGCTACAGATCTTAGTTATGGACAACGAAAACTGCTTGATCTGGCAATGGCGATTGCTAAACCGCACACAATCTTATTGTTGGATGAACCTGTTGCAGGAATTAATCCACAATTACGAGAAAAAATTAAAGTGATTCTACGCCGGTTACATGAGAATGGGGAGACAATTTTACTCATTGAACATGATATGAACTTTGTGATGGATTTAGCACAATGGATCTATGTGATGGACCGTGGTTGCGTGATTGCAAAGGGAACACCGGAACAGATTCGCGCTAACCCAAAGGTACTTGAGGCATATTTAGGACAATGA
- a CDS encoding branched-chain amino acid ABC transporter permease produces the protein MIEQYLIHLLVLVGIYIILTLSLNLAVGYSGLLNLGHVALFGIGAYTSALLVIHGVPFLVAFIMAGLFAAFFGALLYGITCKLKGDYLVLATLGFSFVVYSVLINWVDVTRGPLGIPGIPKPELFGFTIQSTGSYLLFMIIIAGISVGLMRLIVRSGFGRLLQAARDDEVGLRVLGKNTYLLRYKIMAISGFFAGIAGSVYAHYISYIDPSSFSLTSLIFVVTAVIVGGLASLRGSIIAPAILILIPEALRFIDMPSSILGPLRQILYALILLGILLYRPRGICGRIDLQ, from the coding sequence ATGATTGAACAATATCTCATTCACTTGCTGGTTCTAGTAGGAATCTATATTATCCTCACGTTAAGCCTTAATCTTGCTGTTGGATATAGTGGTTTACTTAATTTAGGTCATGTGGCGTTGTTTGGCATCGGTGCATATACCTCTGCATTGTTAGTGATACACGGTGTGCCATTTCTGGTTGCATTTATAATGGCAGGACTTTTTGCAGCTTTTTTTGGTGCTTTGCTGTATGGAATTACCTGTAAGCTCAAAGGAGATTATTTAGTCCTTGCAACATTAGGATTTTCGTTTGTGGTGTATTCTGTTTTAATTAATTGGGTTGATGTCACACGAGGACCGTTAGGGATTCCCGGCATTCCTAAACCGGAATTGTTTGGTTTTACTATTCAAAGCACTGGTTCTTATCTTCTATTCATGATTATTATTGCCGGAATAAGCGTTGGTCTGATGAGGTTGATAGTTCGTTCTGGTTTTGGTCGATTATTACAAGCAGCGCGTGATGATGAAGTAGGGTTGCGGGTACTGGGAAAAAACACCTATCTACTTCGATACAAAATAATGGCGATCTCAGGATTTTTTGCAGGAATTGCTGGAAGTGTGTATGCGCATTATATTAGCTACATCGATCCAAGTTCATTTTCATTAACAAGCCTAATTTTTGTGGTCACGGCTGTGATTGTGGGAGGGTTAGCATCGCTACGAGGAAGTATTATTGCACCGGCGATTCTTATTTTAATTCCTGAGGCACTGCGTTTCATTGACATGCCTAGTTCGATTCTTGGACCTCTACGACAGATTTTGTACGCATTGATTTTACTGGGTATTTTACTTTATCGACCAAGGGGAATTTGTGGGAGGATTGATTTGCAATGA
- a CDS encoding branched-chain amino acid ABC transporter permease yields the protein MTFPAAQLLVNSLIIGSIYALVAVGFSLIYSTNRYVHLAHGASVVVAGYGLYSFFTILQAPFVIACLLTIFATSLLGLLMFKAIYEPLQKRKSSTVIMLIASIGLLTLIENIMLLFYGADVKTIGFIEVKEGITIAGAVITPLQIVLIFTSLILLGIFYLFMTKTALGRDLRAVADHKELASIMGLNPSKLMAISFIIGSALAGIAGILIALEQNLDPSMGTDLMIKGFSGAIIGGIYSVPGSIVGSYLVGTAENVGTWFLPSGYKSAITFTLLFLFLLLRPKGIFGIDKGARE from the coding sequence ATGACATTTCCGGCTGCGCAACTTTTGGTCAATTCGTTAATTATCGGCAGCATTTATGCATTGGTGGCAGTGGGGTTTAGTCTGATTTATTCTACAAATAGATATGTCCATCTGGCACATGGAGCAAGTGTGGTAGTTGCAGGGTATGGGTTATATTCTTTTTTTACGATTTTACAAGCCCCATTTGTGATTGCCTGCCTGCTTACTATTTTTGCGACATCTTTACTAGGATTATTGATGTTTAAAGCAATCTATGAGCCATTGCAAAAACGTAAGTCATCAACAGTGATTATGCTCATCGCTTCAATTGGTCTGTTAACTTTGATAGAAAATATTATGTTGTTGTTCTATGGAGCAGATGTTAAAACTATAGGTTTTATTGAGGTGAAAGAAGGAATTACTATCGCTGGTGCGGTGATTACTCCGTTACAAATTGTCTTAATTTTTACATCATTAATCTTGTTAGGGATATTTTATTTGTTTATGACAAAAACAGCGTTAGGACGAGATTTACGTGCGGTTGCAGATCATAAAGAATTGGCTTCGATTATGGGTCTTAATCCATCTAAACTGATGGCTATTTCGTTTATTATTGGTTCAGCTCTTGCAGGCATTGCGGGAATTCTCATTGCACTAGAACAGAATCTTGATCCCTCCATGGGCACAGATTTGATGATTAAAGGATTTAGTGGTGCAATTATTGGAGGAATTTATTCAGTTCCAGGTTCCATTGTAGGAAGTTATCTCGTCGGCACTGCAGAAAATGTAGGAACGTGGTTTTTGCCTTCTGGGTACAAGAGTGCGATTACGTTTACGTTACTTTTTCTCTTTTTGTTATTGCGACCAAAGGGAATTTTTGGGATAGATAAAGGGGCGAGAGAATGA
- a CDS encoding RNA 3'-terminal phosphate cyclase, with translation MITLDGSYGEGGGALVRTAVALSTLTGIPCSINNIRAGREQPGLKAQHLTIINALKTMSGAQTNNVELGSMNLEFTPGTMKKGVYSFDIGTAGSISLFLQGVLPCCIFAPGRITLKITGGTGGKWQSPVDFTQHVLFMYLEPLVEKIECKILRRGYYPAGGGVVEVTIVPKYTAQEILMILNEIKQEMQKEAISLRPSPFNATQRGPLQQIRGVINVSSQLAEKEVAERIEKTIRLSLVSYKVPISLRTEYNATNSVGGEVVLWAIFENQLSTTPIILSYNELLEKDKTSEQVAANAVMGLRKEIDSTNTVDQFMIDQILIYMAFLPGSAIRYDHFTPHAKTNMYVLEKFLPIQFNEQNGIVQSQRKG, from the coding sequence ATGATTACATTAGATGGTTCTTATGGTGAAGGCGGGGGAGCATTAGTGCGAACAGCTGTGGCTCTCTCAACACTGACGGGGATCCCCTGCTCGATTAATAATATTCGCGCTGGACGGGAACAACCAGGTCTAAAAGCACAGCATCTTACGATTATCAATGCGCTTAAAACGATGAGTGGAGCGCAAACAAATAATGTTGAATTGGGAAGTATGAATCTGGAATTTACTCCAGGCACAATGAAGAAAGGAGTTTATTCTTTTGATATTGGAACAGCTGGAAGTATTTCGTTGTTCTTACAAGGTGTTCTTCCTTGTTGTATTTTCGCACCTGGTCGCATTACACTTAAAATCACTGGTGGCACAGGAGGAAAGTGGCAATCGCCGGTTGATTTCACCCAACATGTTTTGTTTATGTATCTTGAGCCGTTAGTAGAGAAAATAGAATGCAAAATTTTACGCAGAGGATATTATCCAGCAGGAGGAGGAGTTGTGGAAGTCACGATTGTGCCAAAGTATACAGCACAGGAAATACTAATGATACTAAATGAGATAAAACAGGAGATGCAAAAAGAGGCTATTTCTTTACGTCCTTCTCCATTTAATGCAACACAGCGAGGTCCACTTCAACAGATTCGCGGCGTGATTAATGTGAGTTCACAATTAGCAGAAAAAGAAGTGGCAGAACGAATTGAAAAAACTATTCGACTCTCGCTTGTCTCGTACAAGGTTCCGATTTCATTAAGGACAGAATACAACGCAACAAATAGTGTGGGCGGTGAAGTGGTGTTGTGGGCGATTTTTGAAAATCAACTTTCTACAACCCCCATAATTCTTTCTTATAATGAGTTATTAGAGAAAGACAAGACTTCTGAACAAGTGGCCGCTAATGCAGTGATGGGTCTGCGAAAAGAAATCGACTCGACCAATACTGTGGATCAATTTATGATAGATCAAATCTTAATTTATATGGCATTCTTGCCTGGTTCAGCAATCCGATATGATCATTTTACCCCTCATGCAAAAACTAATATGTATGTGTTAGAGAAATTTCTGCCGATTCAGTTTAATGAACAAAATGGAATTGTGCAAAGTCAGAGAAAAGGATAA
- a CDS encoding PspC domain-containing protein, whose product MSKSTKSSRKTSSQTSSSPSPNHSSSNSSSNYSSHVKRLYRNSNDKVLGGVCSGVAEYFSIDPVLVRIVWVLATLVSMGFGIIAYLVAWIIMPEKQ is encoded by the coding sequence ATGTCAAAATCAACTAAATCCTCCCGTAAAACAAGTTCACAAACTTCAAGTTCTCCCTCTCCAAATCATTCGTCTTCTAATTCTTCCTCAAATTATTCCTCTCACGTTAAGCGTCTCTATCGCAATTCCAATGACAAAGTTCTTGGCGGTGTCTGTTCTGGAGTTGCAGAATATTTCTCTATCGATCCAGTTCTTGTACGTATCGTTTGGGTACTTGCAACATTAGTCAGTATGGGTTTTGGCATTATTGCCTATCTTGTTGCGTGGATCATCATGCCAGAAAAACAATAG